In a genomic window of Streptomyces sp. NBC_01231:
- a CDS encoding fumarylacetoacetate hydrolase family protein, producing MKPAATSAPLFSGPWAIGTLSAPSGAAFPGLVVPDGRVLDLRTALDEPALTVLALLERWDEALPRLHGLAGEPAGDWLPLDDLSVHAPVEPRQIFQSGANYRQHVIDLEVAHRSPDDPRTVEEARTEIAAIMDKRAADDLPYVFIGLPTTITGPYDDVVLPAWAKKPDWELELAAVISRPAHRVAVEEALEYVAGYTIANDLTDRATVFRRDMPAIGTDWLRCKNAPGFTPLGPWIVPAGSVADPSDLRITLELNGEKMQDESTKDMIFGVARMVSYISQTAQLLPGDLVLTGSPAGNGLHWGRLLRDGDVMDGSVTGLGAQRTRCVAEEAS from the coding sequence GTGAAACCCGCAGCCACGTCGGCGCCACTCTTCTCCGGCCCCTGGGCCATCGGTACTCTCTCTGCTCCGAGCGGGGCCGCGTTCCCCGGCCTCGTGGTGCCGGACGGCCGCGTGCTCGACCTGCGTACGGCACTGGACGAACCCGCGCTGACCGTCCTCGCCCTCCTGGAGCGCTGGGACGAGGCACTGCCTCGCCTGCACGGCCTCGCGGGCGAGCCGGCCGGTGACTGGCTGCCGCTGGACGACCTGTCCGTGCACGCGCCTGTCGAGCCCCGGCAGATCTTCCAGTCCGGCGCCAACTACCGGCAGCACGTGATCGACCTGGAGGTCGCGCACCGCTCCCCGGATGACCCGCGCACCGTCGAGGAGGCCCGCACCGAGATCGCGGCGATCATGGACAAGCGGGCCGCCGATGATCTCCCGTACGTCTTCATCGGCCTGCCGACCACGATCACCGGCCCCTACGACGACGTCGTACTGCCCGCCTGGGCCAAGAAGCCCGACTGGGAGCTGGAGCTGGCCGCGGTGATCTCCCGCCCCGCCCACCGGGTCGCGGTGGAAGAGGCCCTGGAGTACGTCGCGGGCTACACCATCGCCAACGACCTCACCGACCGGGCCACCGTCTTCCGCCGGGACATGCCCGCCATCGGCACCGACTGGCTGCGCTGCAAGAACGCTCCCGGCTTCACCCCGCTGGGCCCCTGGATCGTCCCGGCCGGGTCCGTCGCCGACCCGTCCGACCTGCGGATCACCCTGGAGCTCAATGGCGAGAAGATGCAGGACGAGTCCACCAAGGACATGATCTTCGGCGTGGCGCGGATGGTCTCGTACATATCCCAGACCGCCCAACTCCTGCCCGGCGACCTGGTGTTGACGGGCAGCCCGGCCGGGAACGGCCTCCACTGGGGTCGGCTGCTGCGCGACGGCGACGTGATGGACGGATCCGTCACGGGGCTCGGTGCCCAGCGCACCCGCTGCGTCGCAGAGGAGGCGTCGTGA
- a CDS encoding cyclase family protein, with amino-acid sequence MIDRTTVPDATDAEGAIAEAAKAYSNWGRWGEDDVLGTLNFLDARKRREGAALVRDGVSFSLSQRFDMNGPQKGWRRRTNPVHTMLDTGTDAALGNQGFPHGIGGADDVIAMPLQCSTQWDGLGHIFDHGKAWNGRAAEKVVTSQGDLVTGIEHMAPYVAGRGVLLDVGLVVGENGELPDGFAITEEHLTASAEAHGVTVGRGDLVLVRTGRLTRARRDGWAEYAGGPSPGLSFTTAGWLHGSEIAGIATDTWGFEVRPNEFDHAFQPLHQVAIPNIGLLIGEMWDLDALAEHCAADGRYEFWLTAAPLPITGAVGSPVSPIAVK; translated from the coding sequence GTGATCGACCGAACCACTGTGCCTGATGCGACAGACGCCGAGGGCGCGATCGCCGAGGCCGCCAAGGCGTACTCGAACTGGGGCCGTTGGGGTGAGGACGACGTCCTCGGCACGCTCAACTTCCTGGACGCCCGAAAGCGCCGCGAGGGCGCGGCCCTCGTCCGTGACGGGGTCAGCTTCTCGCTCTCCCAGCGTTTCGACATGAACGGCCCGCAGAAGGGCTGGCGGCGACGTACGAATCCGGTGCACACCATGCTCGACACCGGCACCGACGCCGCCCTGGGCAACCAGGGCTTCCCGCACGGCATCGGCGGCGCCGACGACGTGATCGCGATGCCGCTGCAGTGCTCCACCCAGTGGGACGGCCTCGGCCACATCTTCGACCATGGCAAGGCGTGGAACGGGCGGGCCGCCGAGAAGGTCGTCACCTCCCAGGGCGACCTCGTCACGGGCATCGAGCACATGGCGCCGTACGTGGCCGGGCGGGGCGTACTCCTCGATGTGGGTCTGGTCGTCGGCGAGAACGGCGAACTGCCCGACGGCTTCGCCATCACCGAGGAGCACCTGACCGCCAGCGCCGAGGCGCACGGCGTCACCGTCGGCCGCGGCGACCTCGTCCTCGTCCGCACCGGACGGCTGACCCGCGCCAGGCGTGACGGCTGGGCCGAGTACGCGGGCGGTCCCTCGCCCGGGCTGAGTTTCACCACCGCCGGCTGGCTGCACGGCAGCGAGATCGCCGGGATCGCCACCGACACCTGGGGTTTCGAGGTCCGGCCCAACGAGTTCGACCACGCCTTCCAGCCGCTGCACCAGGTCGCCATCCCCAACATCGGCCTGCTCATCGGCGAGATGTGGGACCTCGACGCGCTGGCCGAGCACTGTGCGGCCGACGGGCGGTACGAGTTCTGGCTCACCGCCGCTCCGCTGCCCATCACCGGAGCCGTCGGTTCCCCCGTGAGCCCGATCGCCGTCAAGTAA
- a CDS encoding FAD-dependent oxidoreductase translates to MTDPRPRTVLVIGGGASGNAVTVLLRRAGITVDLIEARPDWNVLGSGITLQGNALRVLRELGVWDKVQASGYTFDSVGLATPDGHVFHVQQDIRTGGDDLPATIGMRRPRLQEILCEAVRASGATVRLGTIADELVQDGAGVTVRFSDGTDGRYDLVIAADGLNSATRAMIGISEKPEPTGMAIWRVAAPRPAGVERTDLAYGGPCYIAGYCPTSENTIYAYLVEANRDRASIDPASYADEMRRLAAPYGGAWPEIAASITDPAKVNYTWFDRLLVEGSWHRGRVVLVGDAAHACPPTLAQGAAMSLEDASVLAELLSAEESWDSLDTLDDLLTRYHERRIDRVRTVVEASMLLGQWQLDGVRDADVPGLIGRTMSVLKETP, encoded by the coding sequence ATGACCGACCCCCGCCCCCGCACCGTCCTCGTCATCGGCGGCGGCGCCTCCGGCAACGCCGTGACCGTGCTGTTGCGGCGAGCGGGCATCACCGTGGACCTGATCGAGGCCAGGCCCGACTGGAACGTCCTCGGCTCCGGCATCACCCTCCAGGGCAACGCGCTGCGCGTACTGCGCGAACTGGGCGTGTGGGACAAGGTCCAAGCAAGCGGCTACACCTTCGACTCCGTGGGCCTGGCCACGCCCGACGGCCATGTGTTCCACGTCCAGCAGGACATCCGTACCGGCGGCGACGACCTGCCGGCGACCATCGGCATGCGGCGGCCCCGGCTCCAGGAGATCCTGTGCGAGGCGGTCCGGGCGAGCGGTGCGACGGTCCGCCTCGGCACCATCGCCGACGAGCTGGTCCAGGACGGGGCCGGTGTCACCGTCCGCTTCAGTGACGGCACCGACGGCCGCTACGATCTCGTCATCGCCGCCGACGGTCTCAATTCCGCGACCCGCGCGATGATCGGCATCAGTGAGAAGCCCGAGCCGACCGGCATGGCCATCTGGCGCGTCGCCGCACCCCGCCCGGCGGGCGTGGAGCGCACCGACCTGGCCTACGGCGGGCCCTGCTACATCGCGGGCTACTGCCCCACCAGCGAGAACACCATCTACGCCTATCTCGTCGAGGCCAACCGCGACCGCGCCTCCATCGACCCGGCCTCGTACGCGGACGAGATGCGACGCCTCGCGGCTCCGTACGGCGGCGCCTGGCCCGAGATCGCCGCGAGCATCACCGACCCTGCGAAGGTCAACTACACCTGGTTCGACCGGCTGCTCGTCGAGGGTTCCTGGCACCGCGGCCGGGTCGTGCTGGTCGGCGACGCCGCCCATGCCTGCCCGCCCACCCTCGCACAGGGCGCGGCCATGTCGCTGGAGGATGCCTCCGTACTGGCCGAGCTGCTGAGCGCGGAGGAGTCGTGGGATTCCCTCGACACCCTCGACGACCTGCTGACCCGCTACCACGAGCGCCGCATCGACCGTGTACGCACGGTCGTCGAGGCCTCGATGCTGCTCGGCCAGTGGCAGCTGGACGGCGTCCGTGACGCCGACGTGCCCGGCCTGATCGGCCGCACGATGTCCGTCCTGAAGGAGACCCCGTGA
- a CDS encoding amidohydrolase: MTTPDTPVTPTIDVHAHVLLPQVEKAVAGHPGLAAARSLDARRNGPEALAVSGPMVRDRIPRLTDVKARLTAMDAAGVDVQLVSPSPSHYHYWADEGLARTVWELANCGTAAHVAGAPERLLGLGLVPLQHPALAVEALDHALAQGLLGVEISSHAPGLELSDPAYAPFWTRAEETGAVLFLHPFGCTLDERLGRWYLSNTVGQPTENAVALSHLIFSGVLDRHPGLKVIAAHGGGYLPTHIGRSDHAWRTRPDTRGCAFEPSSYLKRLYFDSLVHDPHVLRELIRVAGPDRVLLGSDFPFDMGTEDPVGALRAATDLPDPHFHAVRGGNAAALLRLS, encoded by the coding sequence GTGACAACCCCGGACACCCCGGTGACCCCCACCATCGACGTCCACGCGCACGTCCTGCTTCCACAGGTCGAGAAGGCCGTCGCCGGACACCCCGGGCTGGCCGCCGCCCGCAGCCTCGACGCCCGCCGCAACGGCCCCGAGGCGCTCGCCGTCAGCGGCCCGATGGTCCGCGACCGCATCCCTCGACTGACCGACGTCAAGGCCCGGCTCACCGCGATGGACGCCGCCGGCGTCGACGTCCAACTGGTCTCGCCGTCCCCGTCGCACTACCACTACTGGGCCGACGAGGGCCTGGCCCGCACGGTGTGGGAGCTGGCCAACTGCGGCACCGCCGCGCACGTCGCGGGGGCCCCCGAACGGCTCCTCGGCCTCGGTCTGGTGCCGCTCCAGCATCCGGCGCTGGCCGTGGAGGCGTTGGACCACGCTCTCGCGCAGGGGCTGTTGGGCGTGGAGATCTCCTCGCACGCGCCCGGCCTGGAGCTGTCGGACCCGGCGTACGCGCCCTTCTGGACGCGCGCCGAGGAGACCGGCGCCGTGCTCTTCCTGCACCCCTTCGGCTGCACGCTCGACGAGCGCCTGGGACGCTGGTACCTGTCCAACACGGTCGGGCAGCCCACCGAGAACGCCGTCGCGCTCTCCCACCTCATCTTCTCCGGCGTGCTGGACCGCCACCCCGGCCTGAAGGTGATCGCCGCGCACGGTGGCGGCTACCTGCCCACCCACATCGGCCGCTCCGACCACGCCTGGCGGACCAGACCGGACACGCGGGGCTGCGCGTTCGAGCCGAGCAGCTACCTCAAGCGGCTGTACTTCGACTCGCTCGTCCACGACCCGCACGTCCTGCGCGAGCTGATCCGGGTGGCTGGCCCCGACCGGGTCCTGCTCGGCTCGGACTTCCCCTTCGACATGGGCACCGAGGACCCGGTCGGCGCGCTGCGCGCCGCCACCGACCTGCCCGACCCCCACTTCCACGCCGTACGCGGCGGCAACGCGGCAGCGCTGCTGCGCCTCTCCTGA